TACTTCTATTAATATCAATAATCTTACAATTACTTAAAAACCTCCTGATAGTCTGAATTTCTAATGTAGTATGGCCATCAAAAGAGAGTAATTCCATCTCTGTTATAAAGGAAACCCACAAATCCCTTTCGTAAAGTAGCTCATATACTCTTTCATTACCTTTAAAAAGGTAGATAAGGATATTGGTATCGACTAAGAGACTATTCCCACTCATCCCTTATTTCTTTCTGATATTGCAATGGATCAATATGCTGAAATTGAACTTTGCCCATGTACTTCCGCAGGTTGAATTTGCGTTTCTTTGCTGTAATTTTCTCAATCTCATTGTCAACCTGCG
This genomic stretch from Marinilabiliales bacterium harbors:
- a CDS encoding type II toxin-antitoxin system VapC family toxin; translated protein: MSGNSLLVDTNILIYLFKGNERVYELLYERDLWVSFITEMELLSFDGHTTLEIQTIRRFLSNCKIIDINRSIKDTAINIRKTNNLKLPDAIIAATAHYLNIPLITADKGFKTIDDIISVIVDF